The proteins below are encoded in one region of Populus alba chromosome 2, ASM523922v2, whole genome shotgun sequence:
- the LOC118042286 gene encoding receptor-like serine/threonine-protein kinase At2g45590 isoform X1, with translation MPSRHLRSLSEPQPPPHHHIRLLPPLLAGTLTLILIFLIVLVVLFYRKITRNRTAPITRSPNHHHHHQCRCYSYSLLRRATSSFSPSNRLGHGGFGSVYKATLPNTNQHLAVKLMDQNGSLQGEREFHNELSIASCLDSPNIVSLLGYSCSRKKKLVLVYELMENRSLQEALFDRKCEELMNWKVRFELVIGVAKGLEYLHHFCSPPVIHGDIKPGNILLDSCFNAKIGDFGLARLKIEESNGFLEKKEGFGEDNGSILEETESVASGCGESGIIDVGGVVRSPESFGVRVLDSDASPEMFSVVSPEVGLDKGSVSEAGFDKMSVDSGRDLIGGGKKGGSRRDWWWKQDNGGGSESGRVKDYVMEWIGSEINKERPKQEWNAASPVSSDNKLLSKKSLKSEPKKHKKKLEWWASLDEERMKKKEKNRKPREWWKEEFCEELTKKKKKRGLSSSNSGDLWWQKDDDGVQERKKKRKSKGSRGSMDRWVDGFSGEFRNGRRNSQDWASGEIPKSGGISSTPSMRGTVCYIAPEYGGGSLLSEKCDVYSFGVLLLVVVSGRRPLQVTASPMSEFERANLISWARQLAYNGKLLDIVDSSVHSLDKDQALLCITIGLLCLQKSPSKRPTMKEIVGMLSGEAEPPHLPFEFSPSPPSNFPFKSRRKARLCSMFSKGFIFKYEA, from the exons ATGCCATCTCGCCACCTCCGATCTCTATCAGAACCACAACCACCACCCCACCACCACATCCGCCTCCTCCCTCCACTCCTTGCTGGAACACTAACGCTCattctcattttccttattgtACTTGTAGTCTTGTTCTATCGCAAAATCACGCGCAACCGTACAGCTCCAATTACAAGATCTCcaaatcaccaccaccaccaccaatgCCGCTGCTACTCCTACTCACTCCTCCGCCGCGCAACTTCCTCATTCTCACCATCCAACCGCCTCGGACACGGCGGATTTGGATCAGTCTACAAAGCTACACTTCCTAACACTAATCAACATTTAGCTGTTAAATTGATGGACCAAAACGGTTCTCTTCAAGGCGAGAGAGAGTTCCATAACGAACTCTCAATTGCTTCTTGTTTAGATTCTCCTAACATTGTGTCCCTCCTCGGCTACTCATGTTCGCGAAAGAAGAAATTAGTTTTAGTCTACGAGTTGATGGAGAATAGAAGCTTACAAGAAGCTTTGTTTGATAGGAAATGTGAAGAGTTGATGAATTGGAAGGTTAGATTTGAGTTAGTGATTGGTGTAGCTAAAGGACTTGagtatttgcatcatttttgtAGTCCTCCGGTGATTCATGGGGATATTAAACCTGGTAATATCTTGCTTGATTCGTGTTTTAACGCGAAAATTGGAGATTTTGGTCTAGCGAGATTGAAGATTGAGGAGAGTAATGGTTTCCTGGAGAAGAAAGAGGGTTTTGGAGAGGATAATGGGTCGATTTTGGAGGAGACGGAGAGTGTGGCAAGTGGCTGCGGAGAGAGTGGGATTATAGACGTTGGTGGTGTTGTGAGATCGCCAGAGAGTTTTGGTGTTAGGGTTTTGGATTCGGATGCGTCACCGGAGATGTTTTCAGTGGTTTCGCCGGAGGTTGGGTTGGATAAGGGGAGTGTATCGGAGGCGGGTTTTGATAAGATGAGTGTTGATAGTGGAAGAGATTTGATTGGTGGAGGGAAGAAAGGCGGGTCGAGGAGGGATTGGTGGTGGAAACAGGATAACGGAGGTGGATCGGAGTCGGGGAGAGTGAAGGATTATGTGATGGAGTGGATTGGAAGTGAGATTAATAAGGAGAGACCTAAGCAAGAATGGAATGCAGCGTCTCCAGTTTCCAGTGATAATAAGTTGTTGAGCAAAAAAAGTTTGAAGAGTGAGCCAAAGAAGCATAAGAAGAAATTGGAATGGTGGGCTTCTTTAGATGAGGAAAgaatgaagaagaaggagaagaatagAAAGCCTAGAGAGTGGTGGAAGGAGGAGTTTTGTGAGGAGCTgacgaagaaaaagaagaagagaggactTAGTTCGAGTAATAGTGGAGATTTATGGTGGCAAAAGGATGATGATGGGGTacaagaaaggaagaagaagaggaagagcaaGGGTAGTAGAGGTAGCATGGATCGGTGGGTGGATGGTTTTAGTGGTGAATTTAGAAATGGGAGAAGAAATAGCCAGGATTGGGCTAGCGGAGAGATCCCCAAGAGTGGTGGCATTAGTAGCACGCCTAGCATGAGAGGAACGGTGTGTTATATTGCTCCTGAATATGGTGGAGGTAGCCTGTTATCTGAGAAGTGTGATGTTTATAGTTTTGGTGTTCTGCTCCTTGTGGTGGTTTCTGGGAGAAGACCGCTGCAAGTAACCGCCTCGCCAATGTCAGAATTTGAGAGGGCTAATCTAATCTCTTGGGCCAGGCAACTTGCATACAATGGGAAGCTATTGGATATTGTTGATTCTTCAGTGCATTCGTTGGATAAGGATCAGGCATTGCTTTGCATTACAATTGGTCTCCTGTGTTTGCAGAAATCGCCTAGCAAACGGCCCACGATGAAAGAAATTGTGGGGATGCTTTCTGGGGAGGCAGAGCCACCCCACTTGCCATTTGAATTTTCGCCATCACCGCCGTCCAATTTTCCATTCAAATCCCGAAGAAAGGCTCG ACTATGCAGCATGTTTTCCAAAGGCTTCATCTTCAAATACGAAGCATGA
- the LOC118042286 gene encoding receptor-like serine/threonine-protein kinase At2g45590 isoform X2 — translation MPSRHLRSLSEPQPPPHHHIRLLPPLLAGTLTLILIFLIVLVVLFYRKITRNRTAPITRSPNHHHHHQCRCYSYSLLRRATSSFSPSNRLGHGGFGSVYKATLPNTNQHLAVKLMDQNGSLQGEREFHNELSIASCLDSPNIVSLLGYSCSRKKKLVLVYELMENRSLQEALFDRKCEELMNWKVRFELVIGVAKGLEYLHHFCSPPVIHGDIKPGNILLDSCFNAKIGDFGLARLKIEESNGFLEKKEGFGEDNGSILEETESVASGCGESGIIDVGGVVRSPESFGVRVLDSDASPEMFSVVSPEVGLDKGSVSEAGFDKMSVDSGRDLIGGGKKGGSRRDWWWKQDNGGGSESGRVKDYVMEWIGSEINKERPKQEWNAASPVSSDNKLLSKKSLKSEPKKHKKKLEWWASLDEERMKKKEKNRKPREWWKEEFCEELTKKKKKRGLSSSNSGDLWWQKDDDGVQERKKKRKSKGSRGSMDRWVDGFSGEFRNGRRNSQDWASGEIPKSGGISSTPSMRGTVCYIAPEYGGGSLLSEKCDVYSFGVLLLVVVSGRRPLQVTASPMSEFERANLISWARQLAYNGKLLDIVDSSVHSLDKDQALLCITIGLLCLQKSPSKRPTMKEIVGMLSGEAEPPHLPFEFSPSPPSNFPFKSRRKARCVSLCIE, via the exons ATGCCATCTCGCCACCTCCGATCTCTATCAGAACCACAACCACCACCCCACCACCACATCCGCCTCCTCCCTCCACTCCTTGCTGGAACACTAACGCTCattctcattttccttattgtACTTGTAGTCTTGTTCTATCGCAAAATCACGCGCAACCGTACAGCTCCAATTACAAGATCTCcaaatcaccaccaccaccaccaatgCCGCTGCTACTCCTACTCACTCCTCCGCCGCGCAACTTCCTCATTCTCACCATCCAACCGCCTCGGACACGGCGGATTTGGATCAGTCTACAAAGCTACACTTCCTAACACTAATCAACATTTAGCTGTTAAATTGATGGACCAAAACGGTTCTCTTCAAGGCGAGAGAGAGTTCCATAACGAACTCTCAATTGCTTCTTGTTTAGATTCTCCTAACATTGTGTCCCTCCTCGGCTACTCATGTTCGCGAAAGAAGAAATTAGTTTTAGTCTACGAGTTGATGGAGAATAGAAGCTTACAAGAAGCTTTGTTTGATAGGAAATGTGAAGAGTTGATGAATTGGAAGGTTAGATTTGAGTTAGTGATTGGTGTAGCTAAAGGACTTGagtatttgcatcatttttgtAGTCCTCCGGTGATTCATGGGGATATTAAACCTGGTAATATCTTGCTTGATTCGTGTTTTAACGCGAAAATTGGAGATTTTGGTCTAGCGAGATTGAAGATTGAGGAGAGTAATGGTTTCCTGGAGAAGAAAGAGGGTTTTGGAGAGGATAATGGGTCGATTTTGGAGGAGACGGAGAGTGTGGCAAGTGGCTGCGGAGAGAGTGGGATTATAGACGTTGGTGGTGTTGTGAGATCGCCAGAGAGTTTTGGTGTTAGGGTTTTGGATTCGGATGCGTCACCGGAGATGTTTTCAGTGGTTTCGCCGGAGGTTGGGTTGGATAAGGGGAGTGTATCGGAGGCGGGTTTTGATAAGATGAGTGTTGATAGTGGAAGAGATTTGATTGGTGGAGGGAAGAAAGGCGGGTCGAGGAGGGATTGGTGGTGGAAACAGGATAACGGAGGTGGATCGGAGTCGGGGAGAGTGAAGGATTATGTGATGGAGTGGATTGGAAGTGAGATTAATAAGGAGAGACCTAAGCAAGAATGGAATGCAGCGTCTCCAGTTTCCAGTGATAATAAGTTGTTGAGCAAAAAAAGTTTGAAGAGTGAGCCAAAGAAGCATAAGAAGAAATTGGAATGGTGGGCTTCTTTAGATGAGGAAAgaatgaagaagaaggagaagaatagAAAGCCTAGAGAGTGGTGGAAGGAGGAGTTTTGTGAGGAGCTgacgaagaaaaagaagaagagaggactTAGTTCGAGTAATAGTGGAGATTTATGGTGGCAAAAGGATGATGATGGGGTacaagaaaggaagaagaagaggaagagcaaGGGTAGTAGAGGTAGCATGGATCGGTGGGTGGATGGTTTTAGTGGTGAATTTAGAAATGGGAGAAGAAATAGCCAGGATTGGGCTAGCGGAGAGATCCCCAAGAGTGGTGGCATTAGTAGCACGCCTAGCATGAGAGGAACGGTGTGTTATATTGCTCCTGAATATGGTGGAGGTAGCCTGTTATCTGAGAAGTGTGATGTTTATAGTTTTGGTGTTCTGCTCCTTGTGGTGGTTTCTGGGAGAAGACCGCTGCAAGTAACCGCCTCGCCAATGTCAGAATTTGAGAGGGCTAATCTAATCTCTTGGGCCAGGCAACTTGCATACAATGGGAAGCTATTGGATATTGTTGATTCTTCAGTGCATTCGTTGGATAAGGATCAGGCATTGCTTTGCATTACAATTGGTCTCCTGTGTTTGCAGAAATCGCCTAGCAAACGGCCCACGATGAAAGAAATTGTGGGGATGCTTTCTGGGGAGGCAGAGCCACCCCACTTGCCATTTGAATTTTCGCCATCACCGCCGTCCAATTTTCCATTCAAATCCCGAAGAAAGGCTCG TTGTGTTTCGCTTTGCATTGAATAA
- the LOC118042286 gene encoding receptor-like serine/threonine-protein kinase At2g45590 isoform X3 — translation MPSRHLRSLSEPQPPPHHHIRLLPPLLAGTLTLILIFLIVLVVLFYRKITRNRTAPITRSPNHHHHHQCRCYSYSLLRRATSSFSPSNRLGHGGFGSVYKATLPNTNQHLAVKLMDQNGSLQGEREFHNELSIASCLDSPNIVSLLGYSCSRKKKLVLVYELMENRSLQEALFDRKCEELMNWKVRFELVIGVAKGLEYLHHFCSPPVIHGDIKPGNILLDSCFNAKIGDFGLARLKIEESNGFLEKKEGFGEDNGSILEETESVASGCGESGIIDVGGVVRSPESFGVRVLDSDASPEMFSVVSPEVGLDKGSVSEAGFDKMSVDSGRDLIGGGKKGGSRRDWWWKQDNGGGSESGRVKDYVMEWIGSEINKERPKQEWNAASPVSSDNKLLSKKSLKSEPKKHKKKLEWWASLDEERMKKKEKNRKPREWWKEEFCEELTKKKKKRGLSSSNSGDLWWQKDDDGVQERKKKRKSKGSRGSMDRWVDGFSGEFRNGRRNSQDWASGEIPKSGGISSTPSMRGTVCYIAPEYGGGSLLSEKCDVYSFGVLLLVVVSGRRPLQVTASPMSEFERANLISWARQLAYNGKLLDIVDSSVHSLDKDQALLCITIGLLCLQKSPSKRPTMKEIVGMLSGEAEPPHLPFEFSPSPPSNFPFKSRRKARVLPES, via the exons ATGCCATCTCGCCACCTCCGATCTCTATCAGAACCACAACCACCACCCCACCACCACATCCGCCTCCTCCCTCCACTCCTTGCTGGAACACTAACGCTCattctcattttccttattgtACTTGTAGTCTTGTTCTATCGCAAAATCACGCGCAACCGTACAGCTCCAATTACAAGATCTCcaaatcaccaccaccaccaccaatgCCGCTGCTACTCCTACTCACTCCTCCGCCGCGCAACTTCCTCATTCTCACCATCCAACCGCCTCGGACACGGCGGATTTGGATCAGTCTACAAAGCTACACTTCCTAACACTAATCAACATTTAGCTGTTAAATTGATGGACCAAAACGGTTCTCTTCAAGGCGAGAGAGAGTTCCATAACGAACTCTCAATTGCTTCTTGTTTAGATTCTCCTAACATTGTGTCCCTCCTCGGCTACTCATGTTCGCGAAAGAAGAAATTAGTTTTAGTCTACGAGTTGATGGAGAATAGAAGCTTACAAGAAGCTTTGTTTGATAGGAAATGTGAAGAGTTGATGAATTGGAAGGTTAGATTTGAGTTAGTGATTGGTGTAGCTAAAGGACTTGagtatttgcatcatttttgtAGTCCTCCGGTGATTCATGGGGATATTAAACCTGGTAATATCTTGCTTGATTCGTGTTTTAACGCGAAAATTGGAGATTTTGGTCTAGCGAGATTGAAGATTGAGGAGAGTAATGGTTTCCTGGAGAAGAAAGAGGGTTTTGGAGAGGATAATGGGTCGATTTTGGAGGAGACGGAGAGTGTGGCAAGTGGCTGCGGAGAGAGTGGGATTATAGACGTTGGTGGTGTTGTGAGATCGCCAGAGAGTTTTGGTGTTAGGGTTTTGGATTCGGATGCGTCACCGGAGATGTTTTCAGTGGTTTCGCCGGAGGTTGGGTTGGATAAGGGGAGTGTATCGGAGGCGGGTTTTGATAAGATGAGTGTTGATAGTGGAAGAGATTTGATTGGTGGAGGGAAGAAAGGCGGGTCGAGGAGGGATTGGTGGTGGAAACAGGATAACGGAGGTGGATCGGAGTCGGGGAGAGTGAAGGATTATGTGATGGAGTGGATTGGAAGTGAGATTAATAAGGAGAGACCTAAGCAAGAATGGAATGCAGCGTCTCCAGTTTCCAGTGATAATAAGTTGTTGAGCAAAAAAAGTTTGAAGAGTGAGCCAAAGAAGCATAAGAAGAAATTGGAATGGTGGGCTTCTTTAGATGAGGAAAgaatgaagaagaaggagaagaatagAAAGCCTAGAGAGTGGTGGAAGGAGGAGTTTTGTGAGGAGCTgacgaagaaaaagaagaagagaggactTAGTTCGAGTAATAGTGGAGATTTATGGTGGCAAAAGGATGATGATGGGGTacaagaaaggaagaagaagaggaagagcaaGGGTAGTAGAGGTAGCATGGATCGGTGGGTGGATGGTTTTAGTGGTGAATTTAGAAATGGGAGAAGAAATAGCCAGGATTGGGCTAGCGGAGAGATCCCCAAGAGTGGTGGCATTAGTAGCACGCCTAGCATGAGAGGAACGGTGTGTTATATTGCTCCTGAATATGGTGGAGGTAGCCTGTTATCTGAGAAGTGTGATGTTTATAGTTTTGGTGTTCTGCTCCTTGTGGTGGTTTCTGGGAGAAGACCGCTGCAAGTAACCGCCTCGCCAATGTCAGAATTTGAGAGGGCTAATCTAATCTCTTGGGCCAGGCAACTTGCATACAATGGGAAGCTATTGGATATTGTTGATTCTTCAGTGCATTCGTTGGATAAGGATCAGGCATTGCTTTGCATTACAATTGGTCTCCTGTGTTTGCAGAAATCGCCTAGCAAACGGCCCACGATGAAAGAAATTGTGGGGATGCTTTCTGGGGAGGCAGAGCCACCCCACTTGCCATTTGAATTTTCGCCATCACCGCCGTCCAATTTTCCATTCAAATCCCGAAGAAAGGCTCG GGTTCTTCCCGAGAGTTGA
- the LOC118042286 gene encoding receptor-like serine/threonine-protein kinase At2g45590 isoform X4 translates to MPSRHLRSLSEPQPPPHHHIRLLPPLLAGTLTLILIFLIVLVVLFYRKITRNRTAPITRSPNHHHHHQCRCYSYSLLRRATSSFSPSNRLGHGGFGSVYKATLPNTNQHLAVKLMDQNGSLQGEREFHNELSIASCLDSPNIVSLLGYSCSRKKKLVLVYELMENRSLQEALFDRKCEELMNWKVRFELVIGVAKGLEYLHHFCSPPVIHGDIKPGNILLDSCFNAKIGDFGLARLKIEESNGFLEKKEGFGEDNGSILEETESVASGCGESGIIDVGGVVRSPESFGVRVLDSDASPEMFSVVSPEVGLDKGSVSEAGFDKMSVDSGRDLIGGGKKGGSRRDWWWKQDNGGGSESGRVKDYVMEWIGSEINKERPKQEWNAASPVSSDNKLLSKKSLKSEPKKHKKKLEWWASLDEERMKKKEKNRKPREWWKEEFCEELTKKKKKRGLSSSNSGDLWWQKDDDGVQERKKKRKSKGSRGSMDRWVDGFSGEFRNGRRNSQDWASGEIPKSGGISSTPSMRGTVCYIAPEYGGGSLLSEKCDVYSFGVLLLVVVSGRRPLQVTASPMSEFERANLISWARQLAYNGKLLDIVDSSVHSLDKDQALLCITIGLLCLQKSPSKRPTMKEIVGMLSGEAEPPHLPFEFSPSPPSNFPFKSRRKAR, encoded by the coding sequence ATGCCATCTCGCCACCTCCGATCTCTATCAGAACCACAACCACCACCCCACCACCACATCCGCCTCCTCCCTCCACTCCTTGCTGGAACACTAACGCTCattctcattttccttattgtACTTGTAGTCTTGTTCTATCGCAAAATCACGCGCAACCGTACAGCTCCAATTACAAGATCTCcaaatcaccaccaccaccaccaatgCCGCTGCTACTCCTACTCACTCCTCCGCCGCGCAACTTCCTCATTCTCACCATCCAACCGCCTCGGACACGGCGGATTTGGATCAGTCTACAAAGCTACACTTCCTAACACTAATCAACATTTAGCTGTTAAATTGATGGACCAAAACGGTTCTCTTCAAGGCGAGAGAGAGTTCCATAACGAACTCTCAATTGCTTCTTGTTTAGATTCTCCTAACATTGTGTCCCTCCTCGGCTACTCATGTTCGCGAAAGAAGAAATTAGTTTTAGTCTACGAGTTGATGGAGAATAGAAGCTTACAAGAAGCTTTGTTTGATAGGAAATGTGAAGAGTTGATGAATTGGAAGGTTAGATTTGAGTTAGTGATTGGTGTAGCTAAAGGACTTGagtatttgcatcatttttgtAGTCCTCCGGTGATTCATGGGGATATTAAACCTGGTAATATCTTGCTTGATTCGTGTTTTAACGCGAAAATTGGAGATTTTGGTCTAGCGAGATTGAAGATTGAGGAGAGTAATGGTTTCCTGGAGAAGAAAGAGGGTTTTGGAGAGGATAATGGGTCGATTTTGGAGGAGACGGAGAGTGTGGCAAGTGGCTGCGGAGAGAGTGGGATTATAGACGTTGGTGGTGTTGTGAGATCGCCAGAGAGTTTTGGTGTTAGGGTTTTGGATTCGGATGCGTCACCGGAGATGTTTTCAGTGGTTTCGCCGGAGGTTGGGTTGGATAAGGGGAGTGTATCGGAGGCGGGTTTTGATAAGATGAGTGTTGATAGTGGAAGAGATTTGATTGGTGGAGGGAAGAAAGGCGGGTCGAGGAGGGATTGGTGGTGGAAACAGGATAACGGAGGTGGATCGGAGTCGGGGAGAGTGAAGGATTATGTGATGGAGTGGATTGGAAGTGAGATTAATAAGGAGAGACCTAAGCAAGAATGGAATGCAGCGTCTCCAGTTTCCAGTGATAATAAGTTGTTGAGCAAAAAAAGTTTGAAGAGTGAGCCAAAGAAGCATAAGAAGAAATTGGAATGGTGGGCTTCTTTAGATGAGGAAAgaatgaagaagaaggagaagaatagAAAGCCTAGAGAGTGGTGGAAGGAGGAGTTTTGTGAGGAGCTgacgaagaaaaagaagaagagaggactTAGTTCGAGTAATAGTGGAGATTTATGGTGGCAAAAGGATGATGATGGGGTacaagaaaggaagaagaagaggaagagcaaGGGTAGTAGAGGTAGCATGGATCGGTGGGTGGATGGTTTTAGTGGTGAATTTAGAAATGGGAGAAGAAATAGCCAGGATTGGGCTAGCGGAGAGATCCCCAAGAGTGGTGGCATTAGTAGCACGCCTAGCATGAGAGGAACGGTGTGTTATATTGCTCCTGAATATGGTGGAGGTAGCCTGTTATCTGAGAAGTGTGATGTTTATAGTTTTGGTGTTCTGCTCCTTGTGGTGGTTTCTGGGAGAAGACCGCTGCAAGTAACCGCCTCGCCAATGTCAGAATTTGAGAGGGCTAATCTAATCTCTTGGGCCAGGCAACTTGCATACAATGGGAAGCTATTGGATATTGTTGATTCTTCAGTGCATTCGTTGGATAAGGATCAGGCATTGCTTTGCATTACAATTGGTCTCCTGTGTTTGCAGAAATCGCCTAGCAAACGGCCCACGATGAAAGAAATTGTGGGGATGCTTTCTGGGGAGGCAGAGCCACCCCACTTGCCATTTGAATTTTCGCCATCACCGCCGTCCAATTTTCCATTCAAATCCCGAAGAAAGGCTCGGTGA